From one Lolium rigidum isolate FL_2022 chromosome 4, APGP_CSIRO_Lrig_0.1, whole genome shotgun sequence genomic stretch:
- the LOC124650549 gene encoding LRR receptor-like serine/threonine-protein kinase GSO1 yields MAIQLALLLSLLFGILLVPGCVATPAMAPSTLLQMKSSLIDPQGILSGWSLEADVCSWHGVSCLPGESIVAGLNLSRYGLSGTLSPAIAGLISVEFIDLSSNSLTGPIPPELGMLQNLKTLLLYSNFLTGTIPAELGLLENLNVLRIGDNRLHGEIPPHLGNCTVLETLALASCQLSGSIPYQIGNLKNLQKLVLDNNTLTGSIPEQLGGCVSLRILSVPDNRLGGSIPSFIGSLSVLQSLNLANNQFSGAIPAEIGSLSSLTYLNLLGNRLTGAIPEELNRLSQLQVLDLSQNNISGEISISTSQLKNLKYLVLSDNLLDGNIPEGLCPGNSSLENLFLAGNNLEGGIEGLLNCISMRSIDASNNSFTGKIPSEIDRLSNLVNLVLHNNSLTGVLPPQVGNLGNLEVLSLYHNGLTGVIPPEIGQLQRLTTLFLYENQMSGIIPDEITNCTSLEEVDFFGNHFHGTIPQRIGNLKNLEVLQLRQNDLSGSIPASLGECTQLQALALADNRLSGALPDTFRHLTQLSIITLYNNSLEGPLPEALFELKNLTVINISHNRFSGSVVPLLGSSSLAVLVLTDNRFSGVIPTAVARSRNMVRLQLAGNQLAGAIPAELGNLTRLRMLDLSSNNFSGNVPSELSNCLQLTHLNLEGNSLTGAVPSWLGSLRFLGELDLSSNALSGGIPVELGNCSSLLKLSLSDNHLSGSIPQEIGRLTSLNVLNIQKNSLTGVIPPTLRQCNKLYELSLSENSLEGPIPQELGQLSELQVMLDLSRNKLSGQIPTSLGNLVKLERLNLSSNKLHGQIPSSLLQLTSLNRLNLSDNLLSGMIPAVLSSFPAASYTGNDDLCGAPLPTCGANGRRLPSAVVSGIVAAIAIVSAAVCMALLYIMLRMWSNWREVSVSSSDGEEPPEHGKGSKCSARDGKYWKVGSGLVVASSEEKYSSASESSVLHGKSTEAIAMNLKG; encoded by the coding sequence ATGGCCATTCAGCTTGCTCTTCTTCTATCGCTGCTCTTTGGCATCCTGCTTGTGCCAGGATGTGTAGCCACACCGGCCATGGCTCCTAGTACTCTCCTACAGATGAAATCCAGTCTCATCGATCCTCAAGGCATACTCTCTGGCTGGTCGCTTGAGGCTGATGTGTGCTCCTGGCATGGTGTTTCATGCCTGCCAGGAGAGAGCATTGTGGCAGGCCTCAACTTGTCCAGATATGGCCTATCGGGCACACTATCTCCGGCGATAGCTGGCCTTATATCTGTCGAGTTCATCGACCTATCCTCCAACTCCCTCACCGGGCCAATCCCGCCGGAGCTCGGCATGCTTCAGAATCTGAAgacgctgctcctctactccaacTTCCTCACCGGTACCATTCCAGCGGAGCTGGGCCTCCTCGAGAATCTCAATGTTCTCAGGATTGGCGACAACAGGCTGCATGGCGAGATACCACCGCATCTCGGCAACTGCACGGTGCTCGAGACACTGGCCTTGGCCTCTTGCCAGCTGAGTGGCAGCATTCCTTACCAGATTGGCAACCTGAAGAACCTGCAGAAGCTGGTCTTGGATAACAACACTCTCACCGGCAGCATCCCGGAGCAGCTTGGAGGTTGCGTAAGTTTGCGTATTCTTTCAGTGCCTGATAATAGGCTCGGGGGCAGCATTCCCTCATTCATTGGCAGCCTGAGTGTTCTCCAGTCCCTCAACCTTGCAAACAATCAGTTTTCTGGTGCGATTCCGGCGGAGATTGGGAGTCTTTCCAGCCTGACATACCTCAACCTGCTCGGCAACAgactgaccggtgccatcccagaAGAGCTAAATCGGCTGAGCCAGCTGCAGGTTCTGGACTTGTCCCAAAACAACATTTCTGGAGAGATCAGCATCTCCACATCACAGCTGAAGAACCTGAAGTACCTTGTGCTGTCTGACAATCTCCTGGATGGCAACATCCCTGAAGGCCTCTGCCCCGGGAACTCAAGCTTGGAGAACTTGTTCCTTGCGGGGAACAACCTTGAAGGAGGCATTGAGGGGCTGCTTAACTGCATTTCAATGCGATCCATTGATGCGTCGAACAATAGCTTCACTGGGAAGATTCCATCGGAGATTGACCGATTGTCAAACCTCGTCAACCTTGTGCTGCACAACAATAGCCTTACAGGTGTTCTGCCACCTCAGGTAGGAAACTTGGGAAACCTGGAGGTACTGTCCCTGTACCACAATGGCCTCACCGGCGTGATCCCACCAGAGATTGGCCAGCTGCAGAGGCTGACGACCTTGTTCCTCTACGAGAACCAGATGTCTGGGATCATACCTGATGAGATCACCAACTGCacgagcttggaggaggtggactTCTTTGGCAACCATTTTCATGGAACTATCCCTCAGAGGATTGGGAACCTCAAGAACCTGGAAGTGCTTCAACTCCGTCAGAATGACTTGTCTGGCTCTATTCCGGCGAGCCTTGGCGAGTGCACGCAGCTTCAGGCCTTGGCATTGGCGGACAACCGGCTCTCAGGCGCATTGCCAGACACATTCAGGCATCTCACCCAGCTGAGCATCATCACCCTGTACAACAACTCGCTCGAGGGCCCCCTTCCCGAGGCGCTGTTTGAGCTCAAGAACCTGACAGTGATCAACATCTCACACAACAGGTTCAGTGGCAGCGTCGTCCCTCTCCTTGGGTCGAGCTCCCTCGCTGTGCTTGTGCTGACTGACAACAGATTCTCTGGTGTGATCCCGACGGCAGTTGCACGGTCGCGGAACATGGTCCGCCTCCAGCTGGCTGGCAACCAGCTAGCCGGTGCAATCCCTGCCGAGTTAGGCAACCTGACACGGCTCAGGATGCTCGACCTCTCCTCCAACAACTTCTCCGGCAATGTCCCATCAGAGCTCTCCAACTGTTTGCAGCTCACCCATCTGAATCTTGAAGGGAACAGTCTGACAGGGGCCGTGCCTTCTTGGCTTGGCAGCCTGCGCTTCCTCGGAGAGCTCGACCTCTCGTCGAATGCATTAAGTGGTGGCATACCAGTGGAGCTCGGCAACTGCTCGAGCCTCCTAAAGCTGTCTCTCAGCGACAATCATCTCTCCGGCAGCATTCCGCAGGAGATCGGCAGGCTCACATCCTTGAACGTTCTCAACATCCAGAAGAACAGTCTCACCGGCGTCATACCACCGACACTCCGGCAGTGCAACAAGCTGTACGAGCTGAGCCTATCGGAGAACTCGCTGGAGGGGCCAATCCCACAAGAGCTCGGGCAGCTATCGGAGCTACAGGTGATGCTGGACCTAAGCCGGAACAAGCTGTCTGGCCAGATTCCGACGTCCCTCGGTAACCTTGTGAAGCTGGAGCGGCTGAACCTGTCCTCCAACAAGCTACATGGGCAGATACCATCTTCGCTGCTGCAGCTCACCAGCCTTAACCGCCTGAACTTGTCGGACAATCTCCTCTCAGGCATGATACCTGCCGTGCTGTCTAGCTTCCCGGCTGCGTCCTACACTGGCAATGACGatctctgtggcgcaccactgccGACGTGTGGGGCGAACGGGAGGCGGCTGCCAAGCGCGGTGGTTTCTGGCATCGTGGCGGCCATTGCCATCGTCTCGGCGGCGGTGTGCATGGCCCTGCTGTACATAATGCTCAGGATGTGGAGCAACTGGAGGGAGGTATCGGTGTCGAGCTCGGACGGTGAGGAGCCGCCAGAGCATGGCAAGGGGAGCAAGTGCAGCGCCAGGGACGGGAAGTACTGGAAGGTCGGCTCAGGCTTAGTTGTGGCGTCGTCGGAGGAGAAGTACAGCTCGGCGTCGGAGAGCAGCGTTCTCCATGGGAAGTCTACGGAGGCGATCGCCATGAACCTGAAGGGCTAG